Genomic segment of Leishmania panamensis strain MHOM/PA/94/PSC-1 chromosome 20 sequence:
GTCACGACATCCGCGAAGTGATTGGCATGATCCTGCGCTCCCTCTGCGAGGTGCATCCACAGGCGACTGTCTTTCCGCTCCTCGTGGTGATGATGTCGGACtccagtagcagcagcaataaCAGCGCCGTCAACAACAACGGAGACGAGACTATTATAGTGCCGGGTACACCCTTCATGTCCGACAGCTCGAATCCGATGGCGCGGAAGCAGGAGATTGTGCATGGCATCATCCAGCACTGCCCAAAGCGCATCTTCCACGAGgccgaggcggtggcgaagcTCCTTGTGGACGTGTCCGCCATTCCTATCGAGAAGATTCGTGAGAACCTGAGCCAGGTCGCCGCTGCGTGGAACCCGAACGCCGAGTACGAGGAGGACCCTGAAGAGGTGTACCGCCGTCTGCAGAACACGCTCGACATCTTCCACGCCAATCGGCgtcaccttctcttcaccgTCGGCGACATCGGCCAGTTTGTGCAGATGGTCATGGAGGACGACCGAAACGGGCAGCGAGAAAAAGCGGCGGGCGTTGTCAGCCAACTCATCGAGGAGATCTCGAAGCACGTGGCTGAGAAGCTGGGGCGCGAGCCGCAGAAGGCAAtggagccgctgctgcacctgcgcaaCCTCTCCGTGGCTGTATTCGGCGAGTACGACGGTCACTGCTGCGATCATTATCCAACTATCGCGTCCTTTAGCTCCAAGCTGGACGTCATCCCGTCGAAGAAGCGACCGCGCCGCATCCAGCTCAACGGCTCGGATGGCTGTCTCTACACGTACTGCCTGAAGGGCAACGAGGACATCCGCATGGACGAACGTGTCATGCAGCTGCTTGGCATGGTGAACGTGCTGCTGAGCCACACCCGCATCCCGAGCAGCGCGTACATCCACCGCTTCCCTGTCATCCCAATCAGCTCCAACGTGGGGCTGCTGGGCTGGGTTGAGAACGCAAACACGATCAATAACACCATCTGCAACTATCGCACCAACATCTCGAACGTGCGCACGCATCAGGAGTCGAGCGTGCTGCGCGCGTACGTTGGGTCGTTCGGCAACTGGGACAAGCTCAGCCTCATTCAGCGCACAGAGATACTGGACTTTGTGATGCAGAGTGAGCACTGCGAAGCTGTTGACGTTTCTCGAGTAATGTGGCACCGCGCCAACACGGCGGAGCAGTGGCTTGACCGCCGAACTGCCTTCACGGTGTCCTTGGCGACCATGTCCATGGTAGGCTACGTACTCGGCCTTGGTGACCGGCATCTCGGCAACATCCTCATCTCCATGTCCTCTGGCAAGATTGTGCACATTGACTTTGGCGATAGCTTCGATGTCGGTCGACTGCGCCATGTTCTGCCCGAGACGATCCCGTTCCGTCTCACGCGCATGCTGACGAATGGGATGGAGGTCTTCGGTGTGGATGGCGTCTTCCGCGCCTCCGCGACGCGCACGCAGACAACACTGCACAAGAACCGTGATAGCATCATGGCGTTGCTCTCCGCCTTTGTCCACGACCCGATCGTGCAGTACAAGGGCAAGATGAAGAACATCATGGAGAAGAGCCGGTCGCCGCAAGACATTGCAGAGCGTATTCGTAACAAGCTGCGCGGGATGGAGATGGCGATTGACCACAGCAAGGTGAATATCTTCAACACCACGCAAGATAGCTGCCGCCGGCCAGACCTCCTGTACATGTCAACTGCCTTCGACGACACTGCCGTGCGGACACAGTCGCTGGCGATGACGCCGGAGGAGCAGGTAAGCTTCTTGATTGACGAGGCGACGCGCGTCGACAACTACACGACGATGTACTTCGGCTGGGGCCCTCTGTGGTAGTAGCGCCCAAAAAAAAGCACTGAAAAGCACCTCCACTCCTCTCGCACGCGTACGCGCACCCACAGCTTTTGCGGATTGCTGTTTTTTAGTGCCCCGGGCGTGCCTTCTTGTGCAGTCGCTTTTGCTGATGTCGTGGGTACTGCTTTTGCTTTCTCGGATTGGGGTGGTGGTTGATCAGCTCTTCGGCCACccacctgtgtgtgtgtgtgcctaaCCTCGCTAATGCTGATTCAACCTTGCCCCCATCACTCACATActcttcactctctctctctcttcttgttttgTCGGGGATGTACTCCACCTACGTGACCCTGACAtgcctctttgcttctctgaTTTTTCATTCGTCTGACCCTCCCCCGCCACCTTTGAGAGTTTGTGTGCATTTTTATGCGTCTGTTGTGGTAAGCTACAATCCATCTTgtgctcttttcttcatGCTTGTGTTCACTCCTGTGGCTCGCTGTCGTTTGATCCCATGAATGCATCTTATGTCCGTGGAAGTGTCTCTTCCCATATGTCTATCCCTGTGCACGACTGTAGgtatgtgtggggggaggggggtatctttctctttcttctcttctgcttccgccgccacgacccccttaccctccccctcccaccatcACCTCTCGTCTCCAGATAATAacgctctttccttcttggGCATCTcttgctccctctctccctctgtgcgtgtttgcCTCTGGATAGCTGAGGAAAATAAAGCCCCTCTCTACCCCACCATCATGGCcactagcagcagcagcagcaaccactgccaccgccatctcATCACCAcccaaacaacaacaacaaaataAGAAGAGGCGAGAAAAGAAACCGACAAAACAGACAAAAAGGGAGGTATATTTTGAAGCACTAACGAGGCATGCATGACTTCCCCCTTGTCGActtgttcttctctccctcctgctcctcctttctgcatgtctctctgcctttcttttcctcgtttCCTTGTCCATCCCGCAATCAAGCTAAACCGTAaacatacatacacacacgcacggagaAGCCAAGATCGACAGatggaagggggaggaggggaagaaagcgggagagaggagggaggcatgGGCGCACGCGCTGAGAGAAAGATGTAAGTGAGCCACTCCATACCCACACGCATGTTTGTATACACATACATCAAGGCGTAGGGAGCACACTATGGAAGCCAACTCgttcctttccctctccccctcactcacaccctcgccttttttctttcttttgcACGGTTCGCATTCATGCACGCAAGCgaatgtgtgtatgtgcgtctgtctctccctctgtctgcGTCCTCCATCCCGCTCCCCCTCGTCTTACACATCTACACTCAAGAAATCGAAGGAAGTTCAactccctcttttctgtcCATTGACCCGCGTGGATGTGCTTGGTACgtctcgttttcttctcgtgcactcccctttttctcccctctccctccacgGACCCTTTCATAGccacttttcttttctctatcgctgctgttgttgggttttctttttcctgtCCTGTTGCCGTgacttcccctttctctctatctgtctccaccttcttccaCTTCGTCACTGTCCTCCTTTGGTCTCTTCTGGTGTGCATGGACGTGTAGGCGCGTTGTCTGTGGCCCCTCAGTCCTTGTTGTTATTTtaccttttccctttctcctcctctatgGTGTCGCTTCTGTGCCCCTTCGCATCTCGGCAGATGTTGCTAATCCGTTGGTCTGcgtctcctttcctcttccttctcatGTGTGCCTTCGCCTCTGTTGTGTTTTGATTGTTGTTCGTCTCACTGCCAAGAACGAGAGCCCATGTCACTTTGCTTGTTTAGCAAAACAAGAAGGActaaaaagaaaaggggggccGAGCGTGGGACGCTTCCGTAGATGCGCCTACAGCAGTACGAACAGTGCTAGCGCTTTATTGGTATGGGCCGGCGCGTTCATGCCGTGGCGAACAACGGGCCACACATTCGCTGGACAAGATGTCGCCCTACGCGAATGAGGTAGACGAGCTGCCGGCTCCTCACGTATCTGCCCGACCTCCTCCGATATCCTAGTCGGCTTCAGCTGAGGTATTTTTTACTCTCTGGCCGAAATCCGATTGTGTGCTGTCTATCACCGCAGCCCTCCCTCATGCGCTTGTGAGGTGCAGGCATTCACACAAACTACATAATGCGGCTACGACGCCGAAGACCTCCATGGCGTCACTACTGTTGAGATGCAGCTGATTCCCcagctctctttcccctgtATATTTGCCCCTTTagggcgcacacacacagacatacacacacacacacctacgaAAGAAGCTCTGAGGACgtctgtgcctgtgggtCTGCGTTAAAAGCGCCATTCACGGACATACTCGAGGGCATCTCTTTCCCCCTACACTTCACCACCGTCactacagcagcggcaactgCCCGCAATGCAGGTCTTATCGATTGAATTGCCCGTCTTGAAGTCGGGTGAGAAGGCGCTCGAGTGGCCTCAGACGCAGCCAAGCACCGGCACCGATGCCGTCGCGGCCGatacgccgccgcagctgagtCGCTGGATCGAGGCGTACCGCGTCATTCCGCAAGGAGAAGCGTTCTGTCACACTGTCGCCCTCACGACACAGCTGCGGCACGAGGATGCGCGCATGCAGAAAGCACAGGCTGACCCTgatgtggcgcagcagtgggcCGCGGAAGAGGCCGATGGCAttgccgctggcgcaggcAGCAATGGTGCAAACAATGCAGATGACGATGATGGCGCCGGAGACAGTGCCCGTTACCAGTTCTCTTCCCGCAAGAAAAAGTTCGTGAAGCTGACTGACGACGACATGCTGATTGACTGGTACGAGGTACTAAAACTAGAGCAGCAGGACGGAGCGACTGACGACCAAATCAAGGCAGcctaccgccgccgctgcctggaGACGCACCCCGACAAGCAGCAGAACCACTCTGATGAGCTCTTCAAGCAGGTGCAACGCGCCTTCGACATCCTTGGCGATCCAGACACGCGCCAGACCTACGACTCCTCGCGGCCGTTCGACGACGCCATCCCTGGAgagcaggtggaggtggacgcCTTCTTCAGCACCTTCGGCCCGGTCTTTGAACGCAACAAGAAGTGGAGCAGCGTCCCCGCCATGCCCTCCCTCGGCACAGACAAGACGTCGTACGCCGAGGTGCTCCGCTTCTACGACCGCTGGACAGGTTTTCAGAGCTGGCGCGACTTCTCACACCTGGCGGACCTGGTGGAGATTGACGACACCATGCCCCGCGAGGAGAAGCGCTACTACCAGCGCGAGAACGCGCGCCATCTGAGCCACTTCCAcaaggaggagcagaagcgcatTCGACTTTTGGTTGACCGGGCTCGTAAGAACGACCCACGcctgcgccgtcgccgagaggaggaggaagagaaacgcCTCAAGGAGttgagagagcgagaggcgttccggctgcagctcgcggccgaggaggagcgccgccgcgctgaaGAGGTCCGAAAgcggaaggagagggaagaagcaaAGATGAATGcacagcaggaggagaagcaggcGATGCGTGAGGCACAGACGGCGGTGTTGGACTTTTTTGGACAGCACGGGCTCCTGGACGAGACCCCGACAAACAAGCTCCTCGCAGACTGTGTGCGCCGCCCGAATGTACAGTGGCTCTTTTCCAAGGTCGCCAACGCGACCGAAGCGCAGAAACTGCGCGATGTCCTACTGGCCTGCCCGGCAGAGCGCCGACCGCGCACGAGCAACTCGCAGACCAAGGATATGGAAggggacgaggaggtggaggccgTCTTACGGTTCAACGCGCTCATTCAAAAGATGGAGCAGCACTGCGGTGTGAACCGCTACGGCGAGGCTGTGAAGAAGGTGCAGGACGGCGACGCGaccacggcggcagcgaagaaaaaagaggccgcagcggtggcagcaaaGGCACCTGTCGATGCGGGACCAGAGTGGACGGAGGAGGATCTGAGTCGGCTGCAGAAGGCGACGGCCAAGTACCCACCTGGCACCGTCGACCGCTGGATCAAGGTCTGCAACGTTCTCCGTCATCGCTTTacggaggagcaggccgTGGCCAAAGTGAGCGAGCTaaccgctgcactgcacaaCGCAGGGTCTGGCAaccccactgccgccgccgcctcacccTCGCATGTCTCGGCCCCCAGCCCTGCTGTCTCGTCTGTGGAGAACTGGTCtctgaagcagcagaagcagtTGGAGCAGGGCCTGCGTGACTTGAAGGACTACAAGGAGAAGGACAAGTTCCAGAAAATTGCAAAGATGGTGGAAAGCAAGACAGCCAAGGAGTGCTTTGAACGTTTCAAGTTTCTCTGCTCCGTAAACAAGAAGAAATAATCTGCTGGATGTCTGAAGCCCGTGTGAGTTGCAAGGGCACTGGCGAGTCGTTAGGAAAACGTCACGTGTTGCGCTGCCCGAGATAAGGACGTATGAAAACTGCACCTATTCAGGTATGTATAAACATGCATACAgcatctgtgtgtgtgtgtggtcacTTTTGGTGCTCTCGCTATCTGGTGTTGCGTCTAATAACACAAGAAAGTAACGTGTTTGTGGCGGATAAACtgtctctgcgtgtctgctTATGAGGAGGTAAGGCAGTGCGCATATCTTTCCCACgcgccctgcagctgcggaccacctccccctccccccccccccagacACCACACAACCTCCAGGTCCTGTCTTTTGTATTCCCAtgaaaaaagagagtgaagGGTGCCAAACGTCTAAGCAGCCTACTAGCGGACAACACCTTCTCCCGCTTTCGTTTCTGCTCTGTGAGTtgcgaagagggggggggctgagAATCACATGCGTGGTCATGTAGATAACTCGTTGCAGCGCGGCAACGTTCCTTTACACGTTTGCCGTCCGAAAGTGTATTTGCTTATGTGCCTCATGTGCTGCTCTATCGCCACCATTTCCTTTTACATCTTTGCTCCCCCTCtactccacacacacacctcactTCTCTCCGTGCCTCCTTCTACCCACCTCGCTCACTCGCCTCCATATCTGGTATGCTCTGGACGCACATGTGTCACTGTGGATAGTCACAGTCCGAGAAGCACGAGAGCTGCGTGAGACTTatacgcacacaaacacctACGCAAGGTGacttcagcagcagagtTAACCTTGTTTCACGCTGCACTCAGACGTGAGCGCGCGCTCTagtcgttttctcttttctcgctccctcttttttcaCCGGTCATAAGCTGAAATCATGCAGCCCCTGCAAACTGCATCGATCAACTTCGATCCcccgggcggcggcggcggtggcggcccaGGCGGTGGCAACGCATTTTTTGGTCGCAGCGACCCGAACGCCATGATGTTGCAGATGGGTCTCAGCTACGGGCAGAGCATTCTCCAAAAGCACGTCCAGCAGGGCGAGGCTGGACTGGCTTACTATATGCCTTTCATCTGTGCTATTCGCAACTACTTCGCCGTGGACAATACGTACGTGAAACGAAAGCTGATCATACTCACGGTGCCCTTCTTCACCAAGTATGTCCGCAAGCTGCCGGCCGGTGGGGAGAGCGATTTTggtagcggcggtggtggtgctggggAGGCGACTGGAGACCAAGCCTTTGGCGGCCCGTCCGGCACCTCAGCCTCAGCGTACTCACCTGCCTCGCTCTCTACGCTCGTGGGTCACGACGGCTGCTCTAGCACCTTTGCCGtcccctcgctgccgctgaacGACGTCTTCGCATCGGACTTGTACATCCCTTTGATGAGTGTGATTACCTACGTCGTACTCGCCGCCTACATCCTTGGTGCGAACTCGCCGACGAGCTCCGTCACAGCCGCGTCGCTCATCTCCACCGCCTGGGTGATTGGCATTTGGTTTTTCCTCGAGGTTGTGGTGCTAAAGGCTGTGGCGTATGCGCTCCATGTCGTGCCGAACCCGCCGTTGCTGGTGCTACTCGCGCTGTGCGGATACAAGTACGTTCTTATCTCCCTGGGCGTTCTCCTTTCGCAGTTTCTTCCGCCGGGTCTCCTCTACAGCAGCCTTTTTATCCTGTATGCAATAATAGCACATAGCTTTTTCACCGTTCGAGTTGTAGGGCTGCAGTACATGCGTGTCGACAGTCGCGTACCGCCACGGCCTCGCGTGTTCACCTACGTGGCGGCCCTGGCACAGGTGCCGGCTTCTGTGTGGTTGTTCGTGCGGCTTATCTACAGCAGTTAAAGCTGTGCTGCTTTGCGGTTTGTGTGCAGATGAAAGGGGAAGGGCAGTACAGGAGGGACCGGGATAGTGTGTTGTTTTTTCCTGGGAAAAGTCCctacaccccctcccctgtccACCactcatgcacacacacacacacacacacctctggGCTTTTCTTCgcgcttctcttcgcttGTGATTCATGGCCTGGCGTGCACGCTAGTGAGGTGCACTTTTTCCACTCGCTTGCCTAAAGCTCGACTTTGGTGCGTCCTTTTTTTGGAttcccttttcgtttttttctccaCTCCCCCCAGGACGTCTGGacctgcgcacgcagcacatCATCGAGGCACGTaacgcccctcctccctcccctccccccccccccccgctcttcAAGCGCAACGCTAGCAAAGGCGTTGCTGTAGCAAGACTCAAGGAGAGTTAGAGGAGAGGGACTTGATGCGGGCGTACAACCTCTCTGTCCTCACGACTGCGTCAGCTGTGAGCCGTCTTTCCTCTTTACGtgccttctttcctcctctgaGGCCCTCGCGCGTGCTTTCTGAAGGCATTGTGTTCACTCGaaacccccctccctcaatcgcccccccccttctcaccatctcctctcctctcgtatccctctctctctctacacacacaccgacgctagcacaagcgtgtgtgcgtgtgtgtgccttctctccctcccggCTCCTCTGTCACCCCTCTACGTCATGTCGTGGAACCTCAAGGGACGGGCCGCGATTGCGGCCCTCGATCCGCCCACTCGCCATCGCGTTCTGCACTCGCAGACCATGACGCGGTGCGCCAACAAGCCGTTGCTGTGGGTACTGGAGGAACTGACCACTCTCCGCTCCCTCGGCGGCCTCACTGGTCCCCTGCACAGGGCAAACTACTTTATCTGCCTTGTTGTCCGCCTCCTGCAAATTTGTCCCTCGGTCGCCATCGCGCGGGTCATGCTGGAGCAGGATGTGCACAAGTACCtgcgcgccgcggcgctTCTGCTTATCCGTTTTATCGGAAAcatggagctgcagcgggagGCAATGCATGTGGGGTGGTCAGACTACCGCAAGCTGTGCCTCTACGGATCTGACCCAGCACAAGAGTGGAAAGAGTCGACGTCAGCTACTGTTGCCGGAGCGGGGGGAATGGCGACAGACACGTTCAGGACGCTTGCCTCCTCTATGCTACCGCTGGACCATTACAAGCGGCCACGCGCGGAGATGGAGATGTGCAGCGGTAACAGCAATCTCTCTGGTGACGCACAGAGCAGTGAATTCGACAGAGCCAACGCACATGCGCCAGAGCCACCACGGTACTTGCTGATCCGCATGGATGAGTTCACCGACTATGTCTTTGGTGTACCTCCTGCCTCCACAGCGTCACAGAGCAAAGGTGCAGAGGAGCTCTTGAAGACACCTGCCTCACCACCCATACCATCTACGCCAGGCGCATCCTCTCGTACACTTCCGGGACACACGTTCATGGGACTTTATTTCCCCGCTCTAATCGTGTAATGTCCCTCAGAGGCGCCTCATGCAAGGCAGTGCTCGCACACTCCTGGAGCAGGTGATGGTGCACACGAAAAAGACAAGTCGTACACATTGCGTGGACTCGGTGACGGATTGCAACCCGTTTCGGCTTCCGTCGtctgcacctccccccccccctcggtCTCCATCTTGTTTTGTGTATGGCGTAGCATGTTGACTCGGATGAACACCGTCAAAGGCTGAGTAACATAATCCTTGAAGGAATACGGGCTTGTGCTCTCCATACACATGTATGCACATTGACCATTCTCTTTTGCCTCCGCACAGCAgcctctcccactctcccACCCTAACCTCTAGCACCCACTTCGCTGCCTTCtgttccctctctgtgtccTTTACCGTAGACTTCGATCCCCTGGATCGGCTCTTCACCCCaccgcccaccaccacaaaccGTACTCCTCTTCGACCTTGCATGCACGcctgccctgctgctgcagcgcggctcCTTTTTGCCTCACCGCTCCTcacccatcccccccccctctttttttccgtCTAAGCAAAGCGTTAGCGTGTCGCtggtttttctttttgtaggtgcgcacgtgcgtgtatgtCATAATGCAGCGCCTCGACATTGAGCAGCAGTTCCGCCTGCGGGAGGCGGAAAAGACTCAGCGCCAGGCAGCGGAAACGGCTCTGTCACTCTCGTACTTGCACGAGGAGTACTATGCGGCGGCTAGCAACGCTATCATCCTCTTCAGTGGTATCTGCGCCACCACAGGGGTGTTGTTTCTCgcatcagcgctgctgatcAAGACAAGGCTGACGAATACAGTCCGCATGAGCTTTCAGTGCAGCGGTGTAAGTCTCATTCCGCAGTGGACAAGCCCCTCAGTGTTCTCCATCTGCATGGCAGTGTGGATGGGGCTCTTGGGGATGCAGGTCGTGTGCGATGTGCTACGGGaagttgcgcagcagcactaccgTACCATCAAGGAGACGAACGTGTCGTCGTTGGCGGACGtttccctccttcaccgCATCCATGTGGGTACAGTGaaccctcaccctctctggGGGTTGTCAACGGAAATCACCGAACAGTACCCGCCACTCATACAGTGGGTCATGACAccaacagcgctgctgtttgcGGCGCAGTACGCGGGGATGGTTTGCATCTGGTGCTACATGCTCTTCTTTGGACGACCACCGGAGGCTGGTTTGATGGGTGCTCTCCTTGCCTTCTTTCCAAGCTTCtatgaagcgctgctgctgagcggcaACGAGCCACATCGCTGGGTGGTGTGGGTGACTCTTGTGAATTTTACGCTTGCCCTGGTGTGTCTCTGGAGCTTTGGTGCACCTCTGGTGTGGCGCGAGTACCGCGAGGTAATGAAGGAGCTGCAAGGCCACACGGCACAGGCGCTTTTCAAAGACCGATCGGAGACGCGCAAGATGCACgctcgcggtgctgctcgggTTGGTGGCGCATGTAAGAAGTGGAAGCAAAGCTGATCATTCTTCCGGAACAGTacgcgcccctccccctcctgtcTTCCTCCCCGAGTTTTGCAAGCGGTCCATCATGAAACAAAGCCATCCACAGTTGCAGATCGCTTTACGTGACagtccttcctctctcgatGTGTACCACGGAGTGTGCTGCTTGTCGTGCATTCAGTCACTCATCGAGCGCGTATatgcacctctccctccctccttacTTTGAGTAATAtacacgcgcagctgctttatcacggcagcgcagcaggagcacAGACAGTTACGGGCTCACCCGCAGCACTGTGCGGAGAGCCTCGCGGATGCCTTGCAGACCTCTGCCTGCCCACGCCCTGTCCCGTCTCACACGAcggctcttctcttccctcgaTTCTCcagcctcctctccctctgtctctcctctgtctgtcttcAGTTCCATTTTTACTGCGCAAGATGGTGCCTGCTTGCTGAACAAGACCCTCACACCGCACTCGGACTTCTTTCTGGAAAACCACCCAAGTTACCGGCATGTCGTACATCATAATATATGCGTCCTTCTTTCCC
This window contains:
- a CDS encoding DNAj-like protein (TriTrypDB/GeneDB-style sysID: LpmP.20.5300), with translation MQVLSIELPVLKSGEKALEWPQTQPSTGTDAVAADTPPQLSRWIEAYRVIPQGEAFCHTVALTTQLRHEDARMQKAQADPDVAQQWAAEEADGIAAGAGSNGANNADDDDGAGDSARYQFSSRKKKFVKLTDDDMLIDWYEVLKLEQQDGATDDQIKAAYRRRCLETHPDKQQNHSDELFKQVQRAFDILGDPDTRQTYDSSRPFDDAIPGEQVEVDAFFSTFGPVFERNKKWSSVPAMPSLGTDKTSYAEVLRFYDRWTGFQSWRDFSHLADLVEIDDTMPREEKRYYQRENARHLSHFHKEEQKRIRLLVDRARKNDPRLRRRREEEEEKRLKELREREAFRLQLAAEEERRRAEEVRKRKEREEAKMNAQQEEKQAMREAQTAVLDFFGQHGLLDETPTNKLLADCVRRPNVQWLFSKVANATEAQKLRDVLLACPAERRPRTSNSQTKDMEGDEEVEAVLRFNALIQKMEQHCGVNRYGEAVKKVQDGDATTAAAKKKEAAAVAAKAPVDAGPEWTEEDLSRLQKATAKYPPGTVDRWIKVCNVLRHRFTEEQAVAKVSELTAALHNAGSGNPTAAAASPSHVSAPSPAVSSVENWSLKQQKQLEQGLRDLKDYKEKDKFQKIAKMVESKTAKECFERFKFLCSVNKKK
- a CDS encoding hypothetical protein (TriTrypDB/GeneDB-style sysID: LpmP.20.5310) — its product is MQPLQTASINFDPPGGGGGGGPGGGNAFFGRSDPNAMMLQMGLSYGQSILQKHVQQGEAGLAYYMPFICAIRNYFAVDNTYVKRKLIILTVPFFTKYVRKLPAGGESDFGSGGGGAGEATGDQAFGGPSGTSASAYSPASLSTLVGHDGCSSTFAVPSLPLNDVFASDLYIPLMSVITYVVLAAYILGANSPTSSVTAASLISTAWVIGIWFFLEVVVLKAVAYALHVVPNPPLLVLLALCGYKYVLISLGVLLSQFLPPGLLYSSLFILYAIIAHSFFTVRVVGLQYMRVDSRVPPRPRVFTYVAALAQVPASVWLFVRLIYSS
- a CDS encoding hypothetical protein (TriTrypDB/GeneDB-style sysID: LpmP.20.5320), yielding MSWNLKGRAAIAALDPPTRHRVLHSQTMTRCANKPLLWVLEELTTLRSLGGLTGPLHRANYFICLVVRLLQICPSVAIARVMLEQDVHKYLRAAALLLIRFIGNMELQREAMHVGWSDYRKLCLYGSDPAQEWKESTSATVAGAGGMATDTFRTLASSMLPLDHYKRPRAEMEMCSGNSNLSGDAQSSEFDRANAHAPEPPRYLLIRMDEFTDYVFGVPPASTASQSKGAEELLKTPASPPIPSTPGASSRTLPGHTFMGLYFPALIV
- a CDS encoding hypothetical protein (TriTrypDB/GeneDB-style sysID: LpmP.20.5330), which encodes MQRLDIEQQFRLREAEKTQRQAAETALSLSYLHEEYYAAASNAIILFSGICATTGVLFLASALLIKTRLTNTVRMSFQCSGVSLIPQWTSPSVFSICMAVWMGLLGMQVVCDVLREVAQQHYRTIKETNVSSLADVSLLHRIHVGTVNPHPLWGLSTEITEQYPPLIQWVMTPTALLFAAQYAGMVCIWCYMLFFGRPPEAGLMGALLAFFPSFYEALLLSGNEPHRWVVWVTLVNFTLALVCLWSFGAPLVWREYREVMKELQGHTAQALFKDRSETRKMHARGAARVGGACKKWKQS